The Edwardsiella tarda ATCC 15947 = NBRC 105688 region CGCTGACCACTGCAACCGTCTCTGTTGACAAGGTTTCCGGTGAAACTCACCTGCGTCACCACGTCACTGCGGATGGTTTCTACCGCGGTCGCAAGGTTATCGCTAAGTAATACAGCTCTGTATTAACAAGGCGATACTTTGACTCGTCTAACCCTAGCGTTAGATGCGATGAGCGGGGACTTTGGTCCCTGCATCACAGTGCCTGCCGCGTTGCAGGCACTGGCTTCAACCTCGTCACTGTCCCTTTTGTTGGTCGGCCAGCCCGACGCCATCGCGCCTTATCTCTCCGCCGCGGACGCTACGCTGCTTTCCCGCTTGCGCGTGGTCGCCGCCGAAACCGTAATCCCCAACGATGCCAAGCCATCACACGCTATTCGTAATAGCCGTGGCAGCTCGATGCGCGTTGCGCTAGAGCTGGTGAAAAATGGCGAGGCGCAGGCGGTGGTTAGCGCGGGAAATACCGGTGCGTTAATGGGTCTGGCGACACTGTTACTCAAACCGCTGGAGGGTATCGAACGCCCGGCATTGGTGACAGTATTGCCGAATCAACGGCAGGGGAAGACCGTGGTGCTGGATCTGGGGGCTAACGTGGCCTGCAGTAGCACCATGCTGGTACAATTCGCCGTGATGGGCGCCGTACTGGCCGAAGAGATAGTTGGTATCCCGGCACCGCGTGTCGCGTTGCTGAATATTGGCGAGGAGGAGTGTAAGGGACTGGACAATATCCGCGAAGCCGCCGCTGTGCTGAAGACAACGCCGGCCATCGACTATATTGGTTATCTGGAAGGCAACGATCTGCTGAGCGGAAAAACCGACGTGTTGGTGTGTGACGGCTTCGTGGGTAATGTTACGCTGAAGACCATGGAGGGAGTGGTGCGCATGTTCCTCTCCCTGCTAAAACCGGCGGGCGATAAGCCGCGTAGCGCGTGGTGGCTACGCTGGTTAGGTCGTTGGATACAAAAAAGAGTGGCAAAGCGTTTCGGGCAGTTGAACCCCGACCAGTATAATGGCGCTTGTCTGTTAGGATTACGTGGCACCGTAATCAAGAGCCATGGGGCGGCAAACCAACGGGCATTCGCCGTCGCCATACAACAGGCTGTGCAGGCGGTGCAACGGCAGATCCCCGTGCGGATCGCGCTGCGCCTTAAGGCTGTATTACCCAAGAGTGACTAATCGTACATGCATACAAGAATTCTCGGTACGGGGAGCTACCTGCCCGTACAAGTACGCACCAATGCTGATTTAGAGAAGATGGTGGAGACCTCTGACGAGTGGATCGTCAGTCGTACCGGCATTCGCGAGCGTCGTATCGCCGCGCCGGACGAGTCTGTCGCCACCATGGCATTTGAGGCCGCCAAACACGCCCTTGAGATGGCTCAGGTCGATAAAGACGACATTGGCCTGATCATCGTGGCGACCACGTCGGCGAACCACGCCTTTCCGAGCGCCGCCTGTGAGGTGCAGAACCTGCTGGGGATGCGTAACGGCTGCCCGGCATTTGATGTCGCTGCCGCCTGTGCAGGTTTCACCTACGCCCTGAGTATCGCCGATCAATACATCAAAGGGGGCGCGATTCGCCATGCCCTGGTGATTGGCTCTGATGCGCTGGCGCGTACCGTCGATCCGCAAGATCGCGGCACGGTGATCCTGTTTGGTGACGGGGCGGGTGCCGTGGTTCTCGGCGCCGCCGAGCAGCCGGGGATCCTCTCGACGCACATTCATGCTGATGGCCGCTATGGCGAGCTGTTGACCTTGCCGAATCGCCCGCGTCATACCGAGGATCAGGCTTACCTGACCATGGCTGGCAACGAGGTCTTTAAGGTGGCGGTGACCGAGCTGGCTCACATCGTCGATGAAACCCTGCAGGCGAATCAATTGTCCCGCGAGGATCTCGACTGGCTGGTGCCGCATCAGGCTAACCTGCGCATCATCAGCGCCACCGCCAAGAAACTGGGGATGAGCCTGGAGAGCGTGGTGGTGACGCTGGATCGTCACGGCAACACCTCCGCCGCCTCGGTACCGGCGGCGTTGGACGAAGCGGTGCGCGATGGCCGTATCCAACGCGGTCAGTTGATTTTGCTGGAAGCCTTCGGTGGGGGATTCACCTGGGGTTCCGCCTTGGTTCGTTTTTGATTTTTTGTTCAGGAAAACACTCATGTCTACATTTGCAATGGTATTCCCGGGACAAGGCTCGCAGAGCGTCGGGATGCTGGCCGATCTGGCCGCACACTATCCGCTGGTCGAGCAGACCTTCGCCGAGGCCTCCGAGGCGCTGGGTTATGATCTGTGGAGCCTGGTGCAGCAGGGGCCAGCCGAAGCGCTGAACAAGACCTGGCAGACCCAACCGGCGCTGTTGACCGCCTCCGTGGCGATCTACCGTGTCTGGCAGCAGAACCATGGCAAGCAGCCGGCGATGATGGCCGGGCATAGCCTAGGGGAATACTCCGCGCTGGTGTGTGCCGGGGTGATCGACTTTAAACAGGCGGTACGCCTGGTCGAGTTGCGTGGCCAGCTGATGCAGCAGGCGGTACCGGAAGGCACCGGCGCCATGTATGCCATCATCGGGTTGGACAATGATGCCATCGCACAGGCCTGTGCCGATGCCGCTCAGGGTCAAGTGGTGGCGCCGGTTAACTTTAACTCACCGGGTCAGGTGGTGATCGCCGGTAATAAAGAAGCCGTCGAGCGTGCTGGTGCCGCCTGTAAAGCGGCTGGCGCCAAGCGTGCGCTGCCGCTGCCGGTCAGCGTGCCGTCCCACTGTGCGCTGATGAAGCCGGCGGCCGATCAGTTGGCTGAGGCGCTGCAGGCGATCCCGTTCAATGCCCCGCTCTGCCCGGTGATCAACAACGTCGATGTGCAAGCGGTCAGCGACGCCGACGCGATCCGTGATGCGCTGGTACGCCAGCTGTATAATCCGGTCCGTTGGACGGAGAGCGTGCAGCAGATGTCCGCCGAAGGGGTGACCCAGTTGCTGGAAATCGGCCCAGGCAAGGTGTTGACTGGCCTGACCAAGCGTATCGTGGACACCATGACGGCCGCCGCGGTGAATGATTGCGCGTCCCTGAGCGCCGCTCTCGAACAGTAAGACGAGGAAAACATGAGCTTAGAAGGTAAAATTGCACTGGTAACCGGTGCCAGCCGTGGCATCGGCCGCGCTATCGCCGAGACGTTGGTTGCGCGCGGCGCACGCGTCATCGGTACCGCGACCAGCGACAAGGGCGCGGAAGCGATCAGCGCCTATCTGGGCGATAACGGCAAGGGAATGGCGCTGAACGTGACCGATTCCGCCTCTATCGATAGCGTACTGGAGCGTGTACGCGCCGAGTTCGGCGAGATCGATATCCTGGTCAATAATGCCGGTATCACCCGCGACAATTTGCTGATGCGCATGAAGGATGACGAGTGGCAGGATATCCTGAACACCAACCTGACTTCCGTTTTCCGCCTGTCAAAAGCGGTAATGCGCGCTATGATGAAGAAGCGTTGCGGGCGTATCATCACCATCGGTTCGGTGGTGGGGACCATGGGGAACGCCGGGCAGGCTAACTATGCCGCTGCCAAGGCGGGCCTGATCGGGTTCAGCAAATCGCTGGCGCGCGAAGTCGCTTCACGCGGCATCACCGTCAACGTGGTCGCGCCGGGTTTCATTGAAACCGACATGACGCGCGCGCTCTCCGATGAGCAGCGCAGCGGCATTCTGGCCGAGGTTCCGGCCGGTCGTCTGGGCGATGCTAAAGAGATCGCTTACGCTGTCGCATTTTTGGCCTCTGATGAGGCGGCTTACATTACCGGTGAGACATTGCATGTCAATGGCGGCATGTACATGATCTAAAAATCACGAAAACTATTTGCCTTTCTTGCGCGAAACACCGCAAAATAGGGTAAAATCGTGGTTTGACCAGCCGGGATTTGGTTGCATCTTTTTCAACTTTCAATACACTACGAAAACCATCGCGCAAGCGAGTTTTGATAGGAAATTTAAGAGTATGAGCACTATCGAAGAACGCGTTAAGAAAATCATTGTTGAACAGCTGGGTGTTAAAGAAGACGAAGTTGTGAATT contains the following coding sequences:
- the rpmF gene encoding 50S ribosomal protein L32 — protein: MAVQQNKKTRSCRGMRRSHDALTTATVSVDKVSGETHLRHHVTADGFYRGRKVIAK
- the plsX gene encoding phosphate acyltransferase PlsX, whose amino-acid sequence is MTRLTLALDAMSGDFGPCITVPAALQALASTSSLSLLLVGQPDAIAPYLSAADATLLSRLRVVAAETVIPNDAKPSHAIRNSRGSSMRVALELVKNGEAQAVVSAGNTGALMGLATLLLKPLEGIERPALVTVLPNQRQGKTVVLDLGANVACSSTMLVQFAVMGAVLAEEIVGIPAPRVALLNIGEEECKGLDNIREAAAVLKTTPAIDYIGYLEGNDLLSGKTDVLVCDGFVGNVTLKTMEGVVRMFLSLLKPAGDKPRSAWWLRWLGRWIQKRVAKRFGQLNPDQYNGACLLGLRGTVIKSHGAANQRAFAVAIQQAVQAVQRQIPVRIALRLKAVLPKSD
- a CDS encoding beta-ketoacyl-ACP synthase III, with the translated sequence MHTRILGTGSYLPVQVRTNADLEKMVETSDEWIVSRTGIRERRIAAPDESVATMAFEAAKHALEMAQVDKDDIGLIIVATTSANHAFPSAACEVQNLLGMRNGCPAFDVAAACAGFTYALSIADQYIKGGAIRHALVIGSDALARTVDPQDRGTVILFGDGAGAVVLGAAEQPGILSTHIHADGRYGELLTLPNRPRHTEDQAYLTMAGNEVFKVAVTELAHIVDETLQANQLSREDLDWLVPHQANLRIISATAKKLGMSLESVVVTLDRHGNTSAASVPAALDEAVRDGRIQRGQLILLEAFGGGFTWGSALVRF
- the fabD gene encoding ACP S-malonyltransferase — protein: MSTFAMVFPGQGSQSVGMLADLAAHYPLVEQTFAEASEALGYDLWSLVQQGPAEALNKTWQTQPALLTASVAIYRVWQQNHGKQPAMMAGHSLGEYSALVCAGVIDFKQAVRLVELRGQLMQQAVPEGTGAMYAIIGLDNDAIAQACADAAQGQVVAPVNFNSPGQVVIAGNKEAVERAGAACKAAGAKRALPLPVSVPSHCALMKPAADQLAEALQAIPFNAPLCPVINNVDVQAVSDADAIRDALVRQLYNPVRWTESVQQMSAEGVTQLLEIGPGKVLTGLTKRIVDTMTAAAVNDCASLSAALEQ
- the fabG gene encoding 3-oxoacyl-ACP reductase FabG translates to MSLEGKIALVTGASRGIGRAIAETLVARGARVIGTATSDKGAEAISAYLGDNGKGMALNVTDSASIDSVLERVRAEFGEIDILVNNAGITRDNLLMRMKDDEWQDILNTNLTSVFRLSKAVMRAMMKKRCGRIITIGSVVGTMGNAGQANYAAAKAGLIGFSKSLAREVASRGITVNVVAPGFIETDMTRALSDEQRSGILAEVPAGRLGDAKEIAYAVAFLASDEAAYITGETLHVNGGMYMI